The following are encoded together in the Gilvimarinus sp. DA14 genome:
- a CDS encoding CPBP family intramembrane glutamic endopeptidase, with translation MLSPPQAIDPTDQNPALPSPKRALAWLLLFAVAFFLAAFVFFIGYGVYLSFNNSNLSAAEVDALMGSNGLSLNVIAAVYITQFAVLVPLVIVASNFPEQHWSQTLALRPVAFKFMARWLGVWGVFQVLCVILHQWVDIPVDDFIAQMAGSKNLLMSFVIIFLAPVLEELVFRGYLFKAWRRSWLGFSGTLLLTSTLFVLLHVGQYHPLVLLQLFVLALMLGVARERTGSVITPWLIHTVNNTFAVIALVFWA, from the coding sequence GTGTTGAGCCCACCTCAAGCGATTGACCCCACTGATCAAAACCCAGCATTACCGTCGCCAAAACGCGCACTGGCCTGGCTACTGCTTTTTGCAGTGGCATTTTTTCTCGCCGCCTTTGTATTTTTTATCGGCTACGGCGTTTACCTTTCGTTTAATAATTCAAATTTGTCGGCGGCGGAAGTCGACGCCCTAATGGGCAGCAACGGCCTTAGTCTTAATGTGATTGCCGCTGTTTATATTACGCAGTTTGCGGTGCTGGTGCCTCTGGTTATTGTAGCCTCGAATTTTCCCGAGCAGCACTGGTCGCAAACTCTGGCGCTGCGCCCGGTAGCCTTCAAATTTATGGCGCGATGGCTTGGCGTTTGGGGCGTTTTTCAAGTGCTGTGCGTGATCTTGCATCAGTGGGTGGATATTCCCGTGGATGATTTTATCGCCCAGATGGCGGGCTCCAAGAACCTGCTGATGAGCTTTGTGATCATTTTTCTCGCGCCGGTTCTAGAAGAGCTGGTATTTCGCGGCTATCTGTTTAAGGCTTGGCGCCGGAGCTGGTTGGGTTTTAGTGGCACCTTATTGCTGACCAGTACGCTTTTTGTGCTTTTGCACGTGGGCCAGTACCATCCTCTGGTTTTACTGCAGCTTTTTGTTCTGGCGCTTATGCTGGGTGTTGCCCGCGAACGTACAGGTTCAGTAATAACGCCTTGGTTGATACATACCGTAAATAATACCTTTGCGGTAATCGCATTGGTTTTTTGGGCATGA
- a CDS encoding arylesterase, which produces MLQRCSIFIVWLFLVACSPAPELDYLPQDAVILAFGDSLTHGTGAGEGQSYPQQLARLIDRKVVNRGIPGEVSAEGLARLPEVLDEVQPDLLLLCHGGNDILRTLNMQTMQHNLQQMIDLARARGVQVVLIGVPKRSLLLREEPLYAELAEQNAIPLLEDVVADVLGEAALRSDRVHPNAAGYGVMAEQVNQLLRDSGAL; this is translated from the coding sequence ATGTTGCAGCGCTGTAGTATTTTTATTGTTTGGCTGTTTCTGGTTGCCTGTTCCCCTGCCCCTGAGCTCGATTACCTGCCGCAAGATGCGGTCATTCTCGCGTTTGGTGACAGCCTAACCCATGGCACAGGTGCAGGCGAAGGGCAGAGTTATCCGCAGCAGCTGGCGCGCCTGATAGACCGCAAAGTGGTTAATCGTGGCATTCCCGGTGAAGTCTCGGCCGAGGGGTTGGCGCGACTGCCAGAGGTGCTGGACGAAGTGCAACCGGATTTGCTGTTACTGTGCCACGGCGGTAACGACATTTTACGCACGCTTAACATGCAAACGATGCAGCATAACCTGCAACAGATGATTGACCTTGCCCGCGCGCGAGGCGTGCAGGTGGTGCTGATTGGTGTACCCAAACGTTCTTTACTATTGCGTGAAGAACCTCTTTACGCTGAGTTGGCCGAGCAGAACGCCATCCCTTTGCTAGAGGATGTGGTTGCCGATGTGCTGGGGGAGGCGGCTTTACGCTCGGATAGAGTGCATCCGAACGCCGCTGGGTATGGTGTAATGGCCGAGCAGGTGAACCAGCTGCTGCGAGACTCCGGCGCGCTTTAG